From Miscanthus floridulus cultivar M001 chromosome 15, ASM1932011v1, whole genome shotgun sequence, the proteins below share one genomic window:
- the LOC136508126 gene encoding uncharacterized protein, giving the protein MERKGGCCLATRYGAAAAAQQQAGAAWQMGRIMLKFRPIAPKPAAMAPAPAPTPVAAPAVGAAGRGKRKAVCGGGGGRRGRKPKKAATAAVVTAAPAPAAAAAQDAGDCKKDCDKEKSSSSRSSSSSWMTSVDLSPPPGPKQQHQLATLLPLMPVTAVEDKQAAAGAATEEQPAPVPSQVVAPAAGAGARPFAPRAMRPEAVAASLVTVEEVTATWRDDEAPPSSAACVADDAPAFVSDQWGRVTWRNSAFVRAVSADDGDEVETQTPVALGGALPAWGTCAGFTCRVRVRHSSPRRVGSSSSVVAPCDVWRLDAGGSYLWRLDLQGALTLGGRLWL; this is encoded by the coding sequence ATGGAGAGGAAGGGAGGGTGCTGCCTGGCGACGAGGTAcggcgcggccgcggccgcgcagCAGCAGGCAGGCGCGGCGTGGCAGATGGGGAGGATCATGCTCAAGTTCCGTCCGATTGCGCCTaagccggcggccatggcgcccgcGCCGGCACCGACGCCGGTGGCGGCGCCGGCCGTGGGTGCAGCCGGGAGAGGGAAGCGAAAGGCCGTGTGCGGGGGAGGCGGCGGGAGGAGGGGGCGGAAGCCCAAGAAGGCGGCCACGGCTGCGGTAGTGACTGCAGCACCTgcgcctgcggcggcggcggcgcaggatGCGGGCGACTGTAAGAAGGACTGCGACAAGGAGAAGTCGTCGTCGTCGcggtcctcgtcctcgtcgtggATGACATCCGTGGACTTGTCGCCGCCACCTGGGCCGAAGCAGCAGCACCAGCTCGCGACGCTGCTGCCGCTCATGCCCGTGACGGCGGTGGAGGATAAGCAGGCCGCTGCTGGTGCTGCGACAGAGGAGCAGCCGGCGCCTGTGCCGTCTCAGGTGGTCGCGCCAGCCGCAGGGGCAGGGGCACGGCCGTTTGCTCCGCGGGCGATGCGCCCCGAGGCTGTGGCGGCTTCTTTGGTGACGGTGGAGGAGGTGACCGCGACGTGGCGCGACGACGAGGCGCCGCCGTCCTCAGCGGCGTGCGTCGCCGACGACGCCCCGGCGTTCGTGTCGGACCAGTGGGGCCGCGTCACGTGGAGGAATTCCGCGTTCGTCCGGGCTGTATCCGCGGACGACGGCGATGAGGTGGAGACGCAGACGCCCGTGGCGCTCGGCGGCGCCCTCCCGGCGTGGGGCACCTGCGCGGGGTTCACGTGCCGCGTCCGCGTCCGGCACTCGAGCCCCCGCCGCGTGGGCTCCTCTTCCTCCGTGGTGGCGCCCTGCGATGTGTGGCGGCTGGACGCCGGCGGCAGCTACCTTTGGCGGCTGGACCTGCAGGGCGCGCTCACTCTCGGCGGCCGCCTGTGGCTGTGA